From the genome of Fusobacterium varium, one region includes:
- the rubR2 gene encoding Rubredoxin-2: MCEVCGYVYDPAVGDVDHGIKAGTSFNDLPDNWTCPPCGADKHAFRKFEY, translated from the coding sequence ATGTGTGAAGTTTGTGGATATGTTTATGACCCTGCTGTTGGTGATGTAGACCATGGTATTAAAGCTGGAACTTCTTTTAATGACCTTCCAGATAACTGGACTTGTCCTCCTTGTGGTGCTGACAAACACGCATTCAGAAAATTTGAATATTAA
- a CDS encoding Predicted signal-transduction protein containing cAMP-binding and CBS domains, which produces MNDQFMDEYSTIFKVIEKTPLFSALSKEEIKEMLSLMTLKKYKKGEIIFSQDSSPNNIFIIENGIVKLFHRKDEIDFDIGTFTTGNCFGEVALIGILPYIGTAIAMSELSVLQFSKISLHKLSKTNIILFNKFLLNISREVCRRLYIIDKHLVKALEENSKFNNLIS; this is translated from the coding sequence ATGAATGATCAATTTATGGACGAATACTCTACTATATTTAAAGTAATTGAAAAAACCCCTCTATTCAGTGCTCTCAGCAAAGAAGAAATAAAAGAAATGCTATCCTTGATGACTTTAAAAAAATATAAAAAAGGGGAAATTATCTTTAGCCAGGATAGCTCACCTAACAATATTTTTATAATTGAAAATGGTATTGTTAAGCTTTTCCACCGAAAAGATGAAATTGATTTTGACATTGGAACTTTTACTACTGGAAATTGCTTTGGAGAAGTTGCCCTTATTGGTATACTTCCATATATTGGAACTGCAATTGCTATGAGTGAATTGTCAGTATTACAATTTTCAAAAATATCTCTGCATAAATTATCTAAAACAAATATAATATTATTCAACAAATTTCTTTTAAATATATCAAGAGAGGTGTGTAGAAGACTTTATATTATTGATAAGCATCTTGTTAAAGCACTTGAAGAAAATTCAAAATTTAATAATTTAATTTCATAA
- the dtpT gene encoding Di-/tripeptide transporter: MLLDFINNLKRKYPNSFWLMCFTITWERFSYHGISTLLVLYFTASIVKGGIGLSPKEATSLYGLYVGILHLTPLIGGWLSDRYLGQQRSIILGGIFISLGNFFLFTSSNIYQLYFSLLFIIIGNGFFKANGTNLVGNIYSDKSTLEREIAYSLFYMFINLGSFLAPFTAGLVADKFFAIKSISGEITHYGYKPMFFICSIIGITWTITFLCLAPKYLKDTGKSPYHLYKAEQKSIFSFDFSDNEKKRIKAMGIISIFVILFWTSFYQSFSSITLYARDHVDRNLLGFIIPVPWFAALNAILGILFAPILALVWNQLRKRNVTIPVKIALGIFSMGTAFAFMTISVLTSGDMKANMIFIVFAYVFNTISELCIAPIGIAMFNCLSPKRYSTFFMGLWYMTMFIASIISGKVAGFTQDMGFLTIFFSLSVILFIMGSVLYLSRKTLDNLMVVEDDCDCRII, encoded by the coding sequence ATGTTGTTAGATTTTATAAATAATCTCAAAAGAAAATATCCTAACTCTTTTTGGCTTATGTGTTTTACTATTACTTGGGAAAGATTTTCATATCATGGAATATCAACACTGCTTGTTCTCTATTTTACTGCATCTATTGTTAAAGGTGGTATTGGTCTTTCTCCTAAAGAAGCTACTTCCCTTTATGGACTTTATGTAGGAATATTGCATCTCACTCCACTTATTGGAGGGTGGTTGTCTGATAGGTATTTAGGACAACAAAGATCTATTATTCTAGGGGGAATCTTTATATCTCTTGGAAATTTCTTTCTTTTTACAAGTTCAAACATTTATCAATTATATTTCAGTCTTCTTTTTATCATAATAGGGAATGGATTTTTCAAAGCAAATGGAACTAATCTTGTAGGGAATATTTACTCAGATAAAAGCACTCTTGAAAGAGAAATTGCCTATAGTCTTTTCTATATGTTCATAAACTTAGGGTCTTTTCTTGCTCCTTTTACAGCTGGACTTGTAGCTGATAAATTCTTCGCTATAAAAAGTATCAGTGGAGAAATCACACATTATGGTTATAAGCCTATGTTCTTTATTTGCAGTATTATAGGTATTACTTGGACTATTACTTTTTTATGCCTTGCCCCTAAATATTTAAAAGATACGGGAAAATCACCATATCATTTATATAAAGCTGAACAAAAATCAATTTTTTCTTTTGATTTTAGTGATAATGAAAAGAAGAGAATAAAAGCTATGGGTATAATATCAATCTTTGTTATTCTGTTCTGGACATCTTTTTATCAGTCGTTTAGTTCTATTACTTTATATGCAAGAGATCATGTTGACAGAAATCTTTTAGGTTTTATAATTCCTGTTCCATGGTTTGCTGCACTAAATGCTATACTTGGTATACTTTTTGCTCCAATATTAGCATTAGTCTGGAATCAGCTTCGTAAAAGAAATGTAACTATACCTGTAAAAATTGCCCTTGGAATATTTTCTATGGGTACAGCTTTTGCCTTCATGACTATTTCTGTTCTAACATCTGGCGACATGAAAGCAAATATGATTTTTATTGTTTTTGCTTATGTATTTAATACTATATCTGAACTTTGTATAGCCCCTATTGGTATTGCTATGTTCAATTGTCTTTCTCCAAAAAGATATTCTACATTTTTTATGGGATTATGGTATATGACTATGTTCATTGCAAGTATTATTTCTGGTAAAGTTGCTGGATTTACTCAAGATATGGGATTTCTTACTATTTTCTTTTCTCTTTCTGTGATACTCTTCATAATGGGAAGTGTTTTATATTTATCAAGGAAAACTCTTGATAACCTTATGGTTGTAGAAGATGATTGTGATTGTAGAATAATATAA